From the genome of Saccopteryx bilineata isolate mSacBil1 chromosome 6, mSacBil1_pri_phased_curated, whole genome shotgun sequence, one region includes:
- the MATN4 gene encoding matrilin-4, translating to MRRLPCSPLPMLLLLLQSWETQLQFEGPRCRTGPLDLVFVIDSSRSVRPFEFETMRQFLVGLLRSLDVGPNATRVGVIQYSSQVQSVFRLGAFSRREDMERAIRALVPLAQGTMTGLAIQYAMNVAFSVAEGARPLEARVPRVAVIVTDGRPQDRVAEVAAQARARGIEIYAVGVQRADVGSLRAMASPPLDEHVFLVESFDLIQEFGLQFQGRLCGKDLCADGRHGCQHQCVSSPGVFHCACNPGYQLAADNKSCLVIDHCSFGNHSCQHECVSTLGGPRCRCRDGHDLLPDGRSCQARDLCNGVDHGCEFQCVSEGLTYRCLCPEGRQLQADGKSCNRCREGHVDLVLLVDGSKSVRPQNFELVKRFVNQIVDFLDVSPEGTRVGLVQFSSRVRTEFPLGRYGTAAEVKQAVLAVEYMERGTMTGLALRHMVEHSFSEAQGARPRVLNVPRVGLVFTDGRSQDDISVWAARAKEEGIVMYAVGVGKAVEEELREIASEPAELHVSYSPDFNTMTHLLENLKGSICPEEGISAGTELRSPCECESLVEFQGRTLEALESLTQNLAQLTARLEDLENQLATQM from the exons ATGAGGCGCCTGCCATGCTCACCACTGCCCATGTTGCTGCTCCTTCTCCAGTCCTGGGAAACCCAGCTCCAGTTCGAAG GTCCCAGGTGCCGTACTGGGCCCCTGGATTTGGTGTTTGTGATTGACAGCTCGCGCAGCGTGCGCCCCTTCGAGTTCGAGACCATGCGGCAGTTCCTGGTGGGCCTCCTCCGCAGCCTGGACGTGGGGCCCAACGCCACGCGCGTCGGCGTGATCCAGTATTCGAGTCAAGTGCAGAGTGTTTTCAGGCTTGGCGCCTTCTCCCGCCGCGAGGATATGGAGCGCGCCATCCGCGCTTTGGTGCCGCTGGCGCAGGGCACCATGACCGGGCTGGCGATCCAGTACGCCATGAACGTGGCCTTCAGCGTGGCCGAAGGGGCGCGTCCGCTGGAGGCGCGCGTGCCGCGAGTCGCTGTCATCGTGACCGACGGGCGGCCCCAGGATAGGGTGGCAGAGGTGGCGGCgcaggcgcgcgcccgcggcaTCGAGATCTATGCGGTGGGGGTGCAGCGCGCCGACGTGGGCTCCCTGCGCGCCATGGCGTCGCCCCCACTGGACGAGCACGTCTTCCTGGTTGAATCTTTCGACCTTATCCAGGAGTTTGGCCTGCAGTTCCAGGGCCGGCTGTGTG GAAAGGACCTGTGTGCTGATGGGAGACACGGCTGCCAGCACCAATGTGTCAGCTCCCCTGGCGTGTTCCACTGTGCCTGCAATCCTGGCTACCAGCTAGCGGCAGATAACAAGAGCTGTTTGG TCATTGACCACTGCAGCTTTGGGAACCACAGCTGCCAGCACGAGTGTGTTAGCACCCTTGGTGGGCCCCGGTGCCGCTGCAGAGATGGCCACGACCTGCTGCCTGATGGGAGGAGCTGTCAAG CCCGGGACCTTTGCAATGGTGTAGACCATGGGTGTGAGTTCCAGTGCGTGAGTGAGGGCCTCACCTACCGCTGCCTGTGCCCTGAAGGGCGCCAACTCCAGGCAGATGGCAAGAGCTGCAACC GGTGCCGGGAAGGCCACGTGGACCTGGTTCTGTTGGTTGATGGCTCCAAGAGCGTGCGCCCACAGAACTTCGAGCTGGTGAAGCGCTTTGTGAACCAGATTGTGGACTTCCTGGACGTGTCCCCCGAGGGCACGCGCGTGGGGCTGGTGCAGTTCTCCAGCCGAGTGCGCACGGAGTTCCCACTGGGCCGCTATGGCACCGCAGCCGAGGTGAAGCAGGCTGTCCTGGCCGTGGAGTACATGGAGCGCGGTACTATGACCGGGCTGGCGCTGCGCCACATGGTGGAGCACAGCTTCTCTGAGGCTCAGGGCGCGCGGCCCCGTGTCCTAAATGTGCCTCGCGTGGGCCTGGTCTTCACCGACGGCCGTTCCCAGGATGATATCTCAGTGTGGGCAGCGCGCGCCAAGGAGGAAG GCATCGTCATGTACGCTGTGGGCGTGGGCAAGGCAGTGGAGGAGGAGCTGCGCGAGATCGCTTCGGAGCCAGCCGAGCTGCACGTGTCCTACTCCCCTGACTTCAACACCATGACGCACCTTCTGGAGAACCTCAAAGGCAGCATCTGTCCGG AGGAGGGCATCAGCGCGGGGACAGAGCTTCGGAGTCCCTGTGAATGCGAAAGCCTCGTGGAGTTCCAGGGCCGCACGCTGGAGGCGCTCGAGAGTCTTACTCAGAAC CTCGCCCAGCTGACGGCGCGCCTGGAGGATCTGGAGAACCAGCTGGCCACCCAAATGTGA